From Corvus moneduloides isolate bCorMon1 chromosome 4, bCorMon1.pri, whole genome shotgun sequence, one genomic window encodes:
- the SYCE3 gene encoding synaptonemal complex central element protein 3 has product MAESEFQQGNNDDGKTRENFKKSTEELLEKMENLTVWATQIVYDCTAIRTNPALTTTMQHLEDAFLRCKEHMEKKRQEVLMESRGEGQKKE; this is encoded by the exons ATGGCTGAATCAGAATTTCAGCAAGGAAACAATGATGATGGAAAGACGAGGGAGAACTTTAAAAAGAGCACAGAGGAACTtctggagaaaatggaaaatctaACAG TGTGGGCAACCCAGATAGTCTATGACTGCACAGCCATCCGGACCAACCCAGCCCTGACCACCACCATGCAGCACTTGGAAGATGCCTTCCTGAGGTGCAAAGAGcacatggagaagaaaaggcaagagGTGCTGATGGAATCTAGAGGTGAAGggcaaaaaaaggaataa